In 'Nostoc azollae' 0708, the following are encoded in one genomic region:
- a CDS encoding tetratricopeptide repeat protein, whose amino-acid sequence MKKLHFLSNSTIFSLHDSLILQQVHKLPAIIIYTLLFTASSIPTGANAIDITNQIYSPLNHPIGKRLNVRQFREEADRLLCLGRQQYASGSVNKTIEYGLKALEIYHSLGDMNAQGSTYDLLAGAYLKLGNLKDAEGAIRRRLGIARDNKDFKNQIFGLNNLATLLLQKGEPKAAGETIQDALVIARNLDDIEGKGLSLSNLSLVYIRLGDYNQAVKLAETALFFRRQTGNVIGEINTLNNLGDSYLMVGDYGNTIGAYGTAMRLAKMNSYRRDQLRAIDGLVTAHSAVGRYERCLELLEQRLAIAKFLNSPNEELKYFVSSGQLYEQIRDYPKARNFYEQALSLARKLDDIKQEAKLMHSLNQLKGS is encoded by the coding sequence ATGAAAAAACTACATTTCTTATCGAATTCTACTATTTTCAGTTTACATGATTCCCTGATTTTACAGCAAGTTCATAAATTGCCAGCGATTATTATTTATACTCTATTATTTACTGCCTCTTCCATACCTACTGGGGCTAATGCCATTGATATTACCAACCAAATCTATAGTCCTTTAAATCATCCTATTGGCAAACGATTAAATGTTAGACAGTTCAGAGAAGAAGCTGATAGGTTACTGTGCCTCGGTAGACAACAATATGCTTCTGGTTCTGTGAATAAAACCATTGAATATGGATTAAAAGCACTAGAAATTTATCACTCTCTTGGTGATATGAACGCACAGGGTTCAACCTATGATTTACTCGCTGGTGCTTATCTAAAATTAGGTAATCTCAAAGATGCTGAAGGTGCTATCCGTCGTCGGTTAGGAATAGCGCGTGATAATAAGGATTTTAAAAATCAGATTTTTGGACTTAATAATCTTGCAACTCTGTTGTTACAAAAAGGCGAGCCAAAAGCCGCTGGAGAAACTATTCAAGATGCTTTAGTGATTGCTCGCAATCTTGATGATATTGAAGGAAAAGGGCTTTCTCTGAGTAATTTAAGCCTGGTATATATAAGATTGGGTGATTATAATCAAGCTGTTAAATTAGCGGAAACTGCTTTATTTTTTCGCCGCCAAACAGGTAATGTTATCGGTGAAATAAATACCCTCAATAACTTAGGTGATTCTTACTTAATGGTGGGAGATTATGGAAATACCATAGGTGCTTATGGGACAGCGATGCGGTTAGCGAAAATGAATTCCTATCGTCGTGACCAACTACGAGCAATTGATGGTTTAGTGACGGCTCATAGTGCTGTTGGTCGTTATGAACGGTGTTTGGAATTACTAGAACAACGGCTTGCAATCGCTAAATTTTTAAATAGTCCCAACGAGGAACTAAAATATTTCGTATCCTCCGGTCAATTGTATGAACAAATCCGTGATTATCCCAAAGCACGTAATTTCTATGAACAGGCGCTTTCACTAGCACGAAAATTAGATGACATTAAACAAGAAGCGAAATTGATGCATAGTCTCAATCAATTGAAAGGAAGTTAA
- a CDS encoding DNA methyltransferase, whose translation MGFCEDRLEIANTIKKLSALEIKLQSHRVLDLACGLGNFLYLACQGVKRVEILLLGKTANLRKSKDKQMQMSLVTPLQFYGMDTNQFVVEFVKVTLMIAQKVATDNFQLIGPALPLDSLDILFVRVLYLRNV comes from the coding sequence CTGGGTTTTTGCGAAGATAGGCTAGAAATAGCAAATACAATTAAAAAACTTTCTGCACTGGAGATAAAATTGCAAAGTCATCGAGTTTTAGATCTGGCTTGTGGTTTGGGTAATTTTCTTTATTTAGCCTGTCAGGGAGTGAAAAGAGTTGAAATATTGTTGTTAGGAAAAACCGCTAACCTGCGGAAGTCAAAAGATAAACAAATGCAGATGAGTTTAGTGACACCTTTGCAATTTTATGGAATGGATACAAATCAGTTTGTGGTGGAGTTTGTAAAGGTGACTTTGATGATAGCACAAAAGGTTGCGACTGATAATTTCCAATTAATAGGACCTGCGTTACCTTTGGATAGTTTAGATATATTATTTGTCAGGGTGCTTTATTTACGCAATGTCTAA